One genomic region from Podarcis raffonei isolate rPodRaf1 chromosome Z, rPodRaf1.pri, whole genome shotgun sequence encodes:
- the LOC128406600 gene encoding epididymal secretory protein 4-like produces the protein MTGVLLSLVLTSLYLLQASDSIDIQPDLDVQKLAGRWNLVALAIEKGDPTHYNRRLITVEPESNGDMVYVIDAYQDNECKKMVSRFTLGEKPGIYTKGQSTLYFVKADYSRYHMVFVDTTIMKALHLYTREPEPSADIIAIYKAVAKSLDLPADKIIYLHRSAPCPAA, from the exons ATGACAGGTGTGCTGTTAAGTTTGGTGTTGACTTCCTTATACTTGCTTCAAGCTTCAGACAGCATCGACATTCAGCCAGACCTTGATGTTCAAAAG TTGGCTGGAAGATGGAATCTTGTTGCACTGGCAATAGAGAAAGGTGATCCAACGCATTACAACAGACGTCTTATTACAGTGGAGCCTGAAAGCAATGGAGACATGGTTTATGTAATAGATGCTTATCA aGATAATGAATGCAAAAAGATGGTGAGTCGATTTACTCTGGGTGAGAAGCCTGGAATATATACAAAAG GGCAGAGCACCTTATATTTCGTGAAAGCAGATTACAGCAGATATCACATGGTTTTCGTTGACACAACAATAATGAAGGCCCTTCATCTTTATA CTAGGGAACCAGAACCATCAGCTGACATAATAGCCATATACAAGGCTGTCGCCAAATCCCTGGATTTGCCAGCGGACAAGATTATCTATCTACACAGATCTG CTCCATGCCCGGCTGCATGA